The Cyprinus carpio isolate SPL01 chromosome B22, ASM1834038v1, whole genome shotgun sequence genome contains the following window.
atattataataaaataaaataaaataaaataatataatattatattatattatattatattatattatattttttaacttgtaaATGGGCTAATAATCTctttagcaaccacaaagcaacaccactagtttttccagaaaaaatctaaatattatttttgcattttgcaggtgtaaaatatttaatttcatgcaCAGAACACTGTTTCAGTCAAGCATTTGGCACATGACTGCTCTGTCACCACTGTCCTGAGGGATCTAACAGGAGGAGTATTATCAGCCGGCAGACAGAGAGGCATGGCTTGTGTCAGCGTTCATACTCCCATCATGAATCATCacgtgtgtctgtctctgtgcaGATGAATTACTTCAGAGGCCATGTTGATGTGTAGTGGAGTTCAGAACACTTCTGCTGCAGGGATGAGTTTGATTCAGTCCACACCTCCTCGAGGGCTGCTGATTGGTTTGGCTGTACTGAAGATCTTGTTTGGCAGAGTTTGTGGTACTTCACAGTGAATGTGGCTCAGTCTCCACTGAAAGCTAAATACATATGGATTAGGCATATAAGACagcaaaactaaaacattttaaatactactataaactaaagttaataaaaaaattaaaaaaaatataatttataatatatcatagttaatatattttaaatattattatatacttatgtttgttacatattgtatataaatatattttgtagtattcagtttttataaaaaatattatataaaatatactttatatccatctatctagtaattctatctatctttaaagaaaatattataattaaatgtaatattgtattataaatagtATCATTATAAGTTgcagtataaatatatactacatatataatacaaaatgtttaattaaattaaaatatattaagtttatacgtaaatattatgtaaatagtaTAATCAAAGATGATGATGTGTTAAATACTATCTATATTCTACTGatacattgtgtttttataatatacagtattttaaaaaatacatatgttttaaattatttttctaattttatctattgctttcatgtgtttttaattttttaatttgcatagaTTGAaaaatatgggggaaaaaaaaaagaaaaaaaaagaaaaaatgacctGTCTGTCCAATTCACTCgctagtttaaaaaaatacataattaaataaataaaataaaataaaaatactgccaAATGTTACTAATGTCAGTTAGTTGGAACAGTGTAGACAACTTTGTGATCAGATGTCATCTTCTAAACTGGATGTTAATCATAACAATCTCTCGTCCCCttcctttcctttctcttttttccaTCTCATTCATTCCTTCTACTGCACTGAAGTCCATCACATGGACAGATTATGTTTACACAAGTAAAAGGCTCAGACGGGACCTGCCATCACTAATGAAACACCGGGACGTCCCGACTGGGCTGTTTGTGTGGGCTGTCAGGCCCCCCCATCCAGGATCTGTAAAACAGgctgaagagagaaaaaacagacagagattaatctttgaaacacaattcAGCCTGAAATATGTCAGACATACAGAGCAATAAAGATTCATGCATTCAGACACACTTTATACTGCTTACAGTTCATATCTGACTTTTAAACACCAGCTCAGACACACACTATGTATTAATGACTGATTTATATTTATGTCTGTCTATATTCACAGCAGTATCCTCCTGTGTGTGTTGGGTGGTCTTCTGTTCTGATCTTTTGTCACTGAACACAATCACCAATGTGCTGATAGCCGTCGGTCCACTTCACTTCATACAAAGTCAAATAATCAAAGCCACCCACAGATGCTCAGACATGAGACCCAGCGGCACGATTCACCCTGACTCAGTGTTACTCCACTACAATCAAACGCTGCGACAAAACTAGACTGTACTGCATGTTATATTGATTATATGCTCCAACAAAGAGCTACACAAGAAGACTAGTTTTCAGTCTGAAAACCAACATGTTGTGTGACGCAACAAAATCACAGACAAACTAACAAACAagttttctcttaaaataaatGACCTGCTTAGACGCATCAGTGAGAATGTATAGAGAACATTATAGCTCTGCACCGTTTTCTAGACAAAAAGTGTTTATGAATTAATGTCATTTTATagctgtataattttttttagcttgttctTTTTATAAAGGCAAAAACAGCAACCAAACAACaccaaaaatgtttaaagttgttcatttcataattatataaaattaaagagtgtgcatgtaaatgttatctttattattattattgtatattgtgtatattgtataatattattgaaatacatacatacattgtatgttctatctattatatattatatttctatttgaaattgATTAATTAGCAATTATTCTATTGTTGTAAatattatccatccatccaaatgtTCTAAATTTTTATATCTATTTGATtatcaaacttattttaaatattatatatattatatatatatatatatatatatatatatatatatatatacatacaaaagtaaaatataagttttttttcatttttctgtcagTTCTTTTCATTCtatttgattttctttaattattgacaattaatacatttttattaccatgcactgcatattaaaaaaattataaacaaaaattaataaaataaatgtaatttaatttaatacatttatacatttcatttaataatatatatatatatatatatatatatatatatatatatatatatatatatatatacacacacacacacacacacacatatacatacacacacgcagtattttgaaaatattttataaaatataaaaaatggatGAAACAACATAagtacaaataaagaaaaaaaaaatcatctgtccCTTCAAAATTTTTGTACAATGAGGATAAAATTTTAGTATGTTATTAAACATATATTACTATaagtaaatatgataaaaaaaaaattatatgtcagTGAGGTGGACCAAtgtgatttctatttaaaaaaaaaatagccaattacatgaattttaaaaagaaaatgtaaaaatctaaacacacacatacacgcacgcatacacacacacacacacacacacacacacacacacacacacacacacacacacacacacacacacacacacacacacacgcacacacacacgcgcacacacacacacacacaaacacacagacagagacagaactCTAATGTTTCcttaatattatgttaatattaattgttCATAATGTGGAGTGAAGTGTTGGACCAATGGGGTTTGGCGGTGGGCGGAGTTAGATGctagagaaaaacacacaaaccagtCAACAATATGTAGTCACTTGTTGATGCTGGTTTCAGATAAAAAGGAGTTTTGTAGCAACAAAGAGAGCAAAAGTCATTCAATTTTAATgagacttccttttttttttttttttttttttttgagggaaagcaacaaaattaaatttgatttcatgtGAATGAGCCGCCACATAATTGACGTGATGTCATGCTACAAAAGGTTACAGTTATTTAAGTTACCAAAAGAAGTTTAACTAGGCTTGCCACACCACATTTGGAAATGATTCACAGCACGGTGTCTTTCTCCTGCACTTTGTCATGTAAGCTGTTGTTAACCTGGAGTTTGACATCTTTGTTTGAATAGTGGACGGAGTCTGAGCGCTGCTTCCATTCACTGTCATTGGGCTCCGACTCTGACTCGCTGAATGAATGAACTCTCTGCTGCTTCCCACACTGTGCTCACGGGTCACTTCCCAAACTGTAAGCAGTCCTGCGAGCAGAAATAGCCGGGCCGGTTCATATTGGCCCAGCCGAACACACATCTCATGCTGAGCATCTGGATAAAGGTCAGTTCAGCTCTGAAAGGCCCATCAGTGCCAAATACAACTCTGTTTCGACAAGtgttacacacaaacaccccTGAAGTAGAGCTCTCCGTTAACTACATGCGTTAGTGcagcaataaattaaaatgtctagGGAATGAGTAAGCTTTACTTTGGAAAACTTTTCAGACAAGCGTTTTTGCTAGACATTTCACTGAATGTTGTTGGTATCGTTTAAATCAGTCATTTGTCTTGTATTGTCTTGAGTCCAACcatcatttatgaaaataaataaataaatgtttatatatatatatatatatatatatatatatatatatatatatatatatatatatatatatatatatatatatatatatatgttgttttttcctctttgGGTACTTTTGGCAATTCAtaacatgtataataataatatgtaacaaaaatcacaatttaaataatgttttgtaaagaaatgcaaaacaaaataccaaaatctctatctttttaaataaataaaaaaaaaaagtaagaaattaaataaataaataaataaatttagtaaactaaatgtaaaaaaactaaactaaaattagaacttaaataaaacaaaacaaacaaacaaaaactaaatagcaATATAAAAAATGGCAATCACCTATAACTGCTAGAATTAAACTgcaattaaattgaaaactgaaaatataaaaatctataacaGCGTAACTAAAAGCATATAACAAAGTAAACACTGAGTCTGAGTAACATAAAAAGCATAATCTTAAAAAGAAATCCTTACAAAGACTTAATAAATTTAACATCGAACAATGATAAAAAGTTTAGAGTTCAGGTTTGATTATGTAGAATATAATTAGCATTTAATCAAAATGtgaagaatataaatattattcatcattatgaaaaataaaaaaatcatacatattatgaaatattatgaagtcaGACTTTGAGACTAAGAACTcctgtatttatatttcaatgctGGTTCTGAAGCAATATTTCTCAGATGAATGAACATGTTCTGATGCTGTAGATAAGACTGCATTGCATAACACTTATGAAAGACAATATCACTATTCACTATTTTCTTCAGGAAACTGCTGCAGATAATTAGAACATTAGATATAATATGCGTTttcatactttaatatttaaaaaaatttatttgactaAATATTTGCTTTcataattttaagtcattttggaGTTTCATGCCTGTGACTTTAGCATGTTTATATGTTGCATGtccatatgtatatattatatgtttatgcGGTGTTTATCCTCTGTATGTATGTAAGTTCCACCAGGGTCACAACGCCCCTATCATGGATATATTATGTACAACATGCACATAAATGGTTCCCATTTTGGATGCAGTTTGTTAGCCTATATTTCACAGAGATTTGTCATTCCCAGCTGTGGAAACATAGAACCTAATATATTTTTGGTGCGTAAAGTAGGCTAGTTGGGCTTACTACAGATATATTTAGCATGATAGGCTGCTGAACAttcctatttttaaatgtttttatttttttttcttcatcagactATCTGCCAGTTTGCATTAAACccagttaaataaatgtataaaatgtagagtttgttgaatttatttatttatttattttttactagaaGCAGGGGCCGATTtggtgaattgggggccccatgCAAATATAgaaatggggccctatacatttgcacacatttactgtatctagatcaaccttgaggttcattttttgtcgtgatgcttgctgctgcacaatggtgccacattgttgtgtccacAGTTTCTACATTTTATGTGTACGTTATAATGGtattctttcatttacatttacatttattcatttagcagacacttattATTTCATGCTGTGTAGACCAcaaaatagcaattgatttaccatTGAGATAcatgttttaacaaaaaacaaaataaattataaaatgataaacctcacaactgaacctttaaaccattttttttttcaaacgtataaattattatattgttttaaacagatttatgtgggtgaattttcgcattggtctgaacaaaaacggCAGACTGGATTATTCGGTTGTTAAGTAAGAAGCGCTGTTTTCGGgtcaaacctgtttgcattttcgcagacagggcagctcacttcttctgaacatgcaaaatgtacatgtattatttattattacatttgtttgcctctctgtgccacatactgtattttgatgcagctaaattctcaaaactgttttcattgatatatttgactgtttctgttgtcagacaacgggatgaatgtgaaatagtgactgaaacacGACCCATTAGGACTAACCAGCTCTCctttccaagatgttaatctgcacaaaaatcctgatttataatcgtgtcgtcgtctgataaaatcaaataggctacacacaagataaagacaatagctgtgctgtgatcccggctatacttgcatgtaaaattagagaagctacacatcagtgttttaactgaaagcgcagctcctttcagccgctcgctgaacagagcagacgcGCGCTCGCAAACATAGACCTCGCGCCTTCCGATCGTGGGGcagtcagcttcagatgcatcatattttcatttgctacaaggcaagcaggatacacaagaagcacattCAACCTGGACACGCAGACAGTTGTCgttaaacaccgtaaacagcaaccgttcgcgtgtccgcgcttaatgcgcatttCGAATATGAcaagcattttagggggcccttggcttttgggggcccaaggcagtcgcctacctttgcctaatgggtccGGCCCTGACTAGAAGTAACGTTCTTAAGCAACTTATATAGCATATCTTATAGGCTATCATTCACCCGTTAACGTGCGATCACATTTAGGCTAACTTACTGTTGTTCGACAAATTTTTGCGGTCAAAATCCAGTCGTTTCAACAGGAATTTGCAACATCAGAAGATAATTTCGACTTTTATTCTCACAACTCTAACTTAATTCGATTTCTTGAGTTTATAGAATTCAGACTTCTTTTTCTCAGCATTCTCAGAATTACGATATGAGCTCAGAATTCCTTTTTCCCTCGAATTCTTTTCTTCATTTATCTTTTGTTTCtgccacgaaaaaaaaaaagtattttcaacatttttttatataacaattcTGGCTATAtatcaagtttatatctcactttTTCTTcgtctcagaattgcgagtttatttcTCCAAGCAGGCTAATTCTCCAAACAATTTTTGCCCGTGAAAATCCGCTAATGTGGCAGAGAATATCTACGATAGGCTATGACTTTATGATGTGACTGTTCCCTTAAAAACATACAACGAATGACAAATGAAATCACCACATAATTCAAACAGAATTCCTCACACTATCAATATTTCATTACTGTATTATTGGGCATACCTATCATGCAGGAACGACActgatttctgaaatgaaaaatggTTGAAACATTAGGCAGGCCGCTGGGAACGACCCACAAGAATCGCTCGGTGGCCTGTTTGTGTGGCAGAATGGTGAGAGCGATATTTCTGTGTTATCATAACTGGCATTTGTCATAAATCAGCATCGAAGCCTCTCACTGACCCATGTCTGAGTCCAGGAGAAGCGAGGTTTACCCAGCAGGCAGTTCAGCAAACACACAGAGGAGGGCAGTGGGGTGAGAGTGACCCCATGAATCCTCAAGCGCCGGGCACAGGTTCTGCACCACATCTACTGACTCTGGCACAACATGAAGAGCAACACGTTTAGACAAATAATTAAACCCAGCACTCTTTTACAACCCATGTTCAGGCTGGAGACCTAACAAGACGGTAATGTGTCCCACATGTTGGTATCAAGCTTGAAATACAGTGTTGCATGATTATACCTTTCAGCATAGGTCttaaaagagaagaaaattcCTGATTTCCATTTGCCATAAAATCACGAGAAACAACAGCCAAACAAATCAAATTTGCTCCAGGAAAACTAGTAAGCCTTCGTTTACAAAGACAAATATTGTTGAGTGAAAGAGCCATAAATCTGCAGCTCATAGGTCAAAGATTCACGACTCATTATGAAACGATTCAGAGCGGTTTATGtgcaatatttagaaatatgaaGCGTTTTATGATGTTTACTTAGCCTAGTCCAGCTCGTGCTTGATACAAAGCGGATATTTATGCGGTAAGTCCGATGTTTTTTGGCTACCTGATGCAATGCAGATATTTGTAATGACTCCGTTATTGATTTAATGTGTAAAACCGAGCACTTGTTAAACATAATAAGCTATAATTAAGTTCAGCGGCCGGATTGGAGTGTCAACACTGACATCTAGCGGTTGGTCTGAGCATTGCATGAGCAACAATTCAGTCACGAGACATTAAATTCATTTCACTAATATACTAAATCTGTGTGTACTTATGTATGGTGTACAAATATAACGTTATTGCCGTTTATAGGCAGTGAACATTACAGTCAtgtataaagacattaaaaatgtcttgataatACACATTGTGGCCAAATtcactgtgtttgtgtctgaggaATGTTCTTTAGGAAACGCGGAAcctaaatctgtttattttataaatagaaagaCCAGTGGGATTGTCTAAAAATAGAAGCCAGCTATTCCAGAAAAGAACTTTGAAGGCAAATCAAGAATAGGCAGCGTTTTGTGAACAATGTGTGAGCATCATGGGAAAATTTCCCAGCATTCTCAAGTCGAGAGCCAGAGTTAattgtgtaatattgtttttgaagTCCCAGATGAAATGAAGCATGAATGCTAATGAATGTAGGCTTTGTGTTTATCTGTTCAGACTGCAGAAGGCCCTGCTAAAAGAGATGCAGCATACGTGATGTGAAATTTCCCCTTTATTTTGCGCAAACACTTTTAACGAGTTTCCAAATGAATCCTGTTCTCTGTATTCTTTGGATCAGGGACAAAAACTTGCCGTTTTGCTGTGTTTCTGGGATGCGGCCTGGATCTTTAAGGACCCCAAACTGTCAAAGTTGAATGAAGTTAGGGGGCCACTGGGGCTATGAGGTAGCGGCGTTTCCGTGGAAACAAATCCACATAGTCACATGGCTTCATACTAATGAATATTCTCACCAGCTCTTTCCAGACCGAGCAGTTTGTTGGTCACTTTTGGCCTATGCCATCGCCAGCATGAGCCTAACGGGGATCGATCTGTCTCTTAATGGGACGGCCTTGTTGAAACCAAATGACACAGAAACACAAGCCGCTCTCTATGGTGAGTAAACCGTGCTTTAACTCATGAACATGATCCACTAGCATTTGGCAATCACGACAGTagattttacagtatgttttgtcatttgaaaCCCAAGAAAATATGCTTACGTTGTCTATTTCTCACTTTTCTCACACAGAAGTCAAGGTGTTCAACATCACCCTTTCATCAATAGCTCTGTGCGTCCTGACAGTGACAGGAATCATCAGCTGTATCTCGTACAGAAGACACAGAAGGTGAGTAAACAGACAAACAATGCCACAAAAAAAGTgctggacacttaagccacagaTAATGTTTTGCTTAAATGTCCTTGcgttaaaataatctttaaagaaGTTGAATAATTTGGAAATGAAACAGCACAGACACTTTATTTTGGCAAAATTTTTCATATAAAGTTTGCAGTTTCATTGTAAAACTATAGATTTGttgttcaaaattaaaacaaaaagtacttttgaaagaaaaaagtaaaccCCCAATGAGACATGATAATTGAAGTATGTGAGATGAATTATATTTCAATGATTTTGAGTTCTCTTACAAAAGTATTGTTCCTCTGAGTATTTTTGCATTCACTTCCAAAAGCACTGAAACAGATTTAACTCCTGCCTCACTATTTCCATCACAGAAGATTTGCATGTGAattcaaaagca
Protein-coding sequences here:
- the LOC122141467 gene encoding uncharacterized protein LOC122141467; protein product: MKLGGHWGYEVAAFPWKQIHIVTWLHTNEYSHQLFPDRAVCWSLLAYAIASMSLTGIDLSLNGTALLKPNDTETQAALYEVKVFNITLSSIALCVLTVTGIISCISYRRHRRKCKRARVYESAISSEVPEEPVGVMCVRKTHSFRNPLTLFRRQEGPKDNSRIHYIYTNPLPVGHEEDRIPPHTVSIHTPVTLQDYASNPTSGIILAPPIFYMQL